From Gemmatimonadaceae bacterium, the proteins below share one genomic window:
- a CDS encoding Gfo/Idh/MocA family oxidoreductase, producing MTAPIRIALVGCGRISANHFSAIAKVDGLALSAVCDADAARAEAAGKAQGVPWFTNYEQMLAEAPCEAVAIATPSGLHPTQGVLAAKAGKHVISEKPMAISLAGADALVNACDAAGVRLFVVKQNRLNATVQLVKRALEKGRFGRIYLANTTVFWSRPQEYYDQAPWRGTWEFDGGAFMNQASHYVDLMQWMVGPVESVIAKTATMARRIESEDTGAAVLKFRNGALGVIQVTMLTYPKNLEGSFTLIGEKGTVKIGGTAVNEIEHWSFADSDPDDDLVAGVNSNPPSVYGFGHEPYYRNVLKVLQGQAVPDTDGRMGRKSLELILGIYESAKTGREVPLPLRATL from the coding sequence GTGACGGCTCCCATCCGCATTGCGCTGGTCGGCTGCGGCCGCATCAGCGCCAACCACTTTTCGGCCATCGCGAAGGTGGATGGGCTGGCGCTCAGCGCCGTCTGCGATGCCGACGCGGCGCGCGCAGAGGCGGCGGGCAAAGCCCAGGGCGTGCCCTGGTTCACCAACTACGAGCAGATGCTGGCCGAGGCGCCCTGCGAGGCCGTGGCGATTGCCACGCCAAGTGGCCTGCATCCGACGCAGGGTGTGCTGGCGGCGAAGGCGGGCAAGCACGTGATCAGTGAGAAGCCGATGGCGATCTCGCTGGCCGGTGCCGACGCCCTCGTGAACGCCTGCGACGCCGCCGGCGTGCGGCTTTTCGTCGTCAAGCAGAACCGACTCAACGCCACGGTACAGCTGGTGAAGCGTGCGCTCGAAAAGGGTCGGTTCGGGCGCATCTACCTGGCGAACACGACGGTGTTCTGGTCGCGGCCGCAGGAGTACTACGACCAGGCCCCCTGGCGCGGGACCTGGGAGTTTGACGGCGGCGCGTTCATGAATCAGGCGTCGCACTACGTGGACCTGATGCAGTGGATGGTCGGTCCGGTCGAGAGCGTGATCGCCAAGACGGCGACGATGGCGCGCCGGATCGAGTCCGAGGACACCGGGGCCGCCGTGCTGAAGTTCCGAAACGGCGCCCTCGGCGTGATCCAGGTGACCATGCTCACCTACCCGAAGAACCTTGAGGGCTCCTTCACGCTCATCGGGGAGAAGGGCACGGTGAAGATCGGCGGGACCGCCGTCAACGAGATCGAGCACTGGTCGTTCGCGGACTCGGACCCCGATGACGACTTGGTGGCAGGGGTGAACAGCAATCCGCCCTCGGTCTACGGATTCGGCCACGAGCCGTACTACCGGAACGTGCTGAAGGTGCTGCAGGGCCAGGCCGTGCCCGACACCGACGGCCGGATGGGCCGGAAATCGCTGGAGCTGATCCTGGGGATCTATGAGTCGGCGAAGACCGGCCGAGAGGTGCCGCTTCCGCTCCGGGCGACCCTCTGA
- a CDS encoding nucleotide sugar dehydrogenase produces MTDHKSALLQKITDRSATTSVIGLGYVGLPLAMELCEAGFQVIGYDVSERVVGLLMRGESHIQDVPASQVAKQVKAGKFVATTDAARLREADTVSIAVPTPLAKTRDPDMSYVVSASETIAAQAHPGMLIVLESTTYPGTTRELLQPRLEGRGLTIGKDVFLAFSPERVDPGNPTYHTKNTPKVVGGITPACNEVARAFYSSTIDTVVPVSSPEAAELVKLLENTFRSVNIGLVNEMAIVCDRLGVDIWEVIEAAATKPFGFMKFTPGPGIGGHCIPLDPHYLAWKMRALNYKTRFIDLASEVNSSMPDFVVEKISRALNDDRKAVNGSRVLVLGIAYKRDIDDMRESPALDVMRLLEQRGATVVYHDPHVPTFREDGHEMSSVPLTAKELEAADAVVLITDHKSVDYQLVADHTRIVVDTRHAMAATRGAKARVIQLTSSAPAVA; encoded by the coding sequence ATGACTGACCACAAGTCCGCCCTGCTGCAGAAGATCACGGACCGCAGCGCCACGACGTCGGTGATTGGCCTTGGCTACGTCGGCCTGCCGTTGGCGATGGAGCTCTGCGAAGCGGGCTTCCAGGTGATCGGCTACGACGTCAGCGAACGCGTCGTGGGCTTGCTGATGCGCGGCGAATCGCACATCCAGGACGTGCCGGCGTCGCAGGTGGCCAAGCAGGTCAAGGCGGGCAAGTTCGTCGCCACCACCGACGCCGCGCGCCTGCGCGAGGCGGACACGGTGTCGATTGCCGTGCCGACGCCGCTGGCCAAGACCCGCGACCCGGACATGTCGTACGTCGTCTCGGCGTCCGAGACGATCGCCGCACAGGCCCACCCCGGCATGCTGATCGTGCTCGAGAGCACGACGTACCCGGGCACGACGCGCGAACTGCTGCAGCCGCGCCTGGAGGGCAGGGGGCTGACCATCGGCAAGGACGTGTTCCTCGCCTTCAGTCCCGAGCGCGTGGACCCCGGCAACCCGACCTACCACACGAAGAACACGCCAAAGGTTGTGGGCGGCATCACGCCGGCCTGCAACGAGGTGGCCCGCGCGTTCTACTCGTCCACCATCGACACGGTGGTGCCGGTGTCGTCGCCCGAGGCGGCGGAGCTCGTGAAGCTGCTCGAGAACACCTTCCGCTCGGTGAACATCGGCCTGGTGAACGAGATGGCCATCGTCTGCGACCGCTTGGGCGTGGACATCTGGGAGGTCATCGAGGCCGCGGCGACGAAGCCCTTCGGCTTCATGAAGTTCACGCCCGGCCCCGGCATCGGCGGGCACTGCATTCCGCTGGACCCGCACTATCTCGCGTGGAAGATGCGCGCGCTGAACTACAAGACGCGCTTCATCGACCTGGCGTCCGAGGTGAACTCCTCGATGCCGGACTTCGTGGTCGAGAAGATCTCGCGGGCCCTGAACGATGACCGGAAGGCTGTGAACGGCAGCCGTGTCCTCGTGCTGGGCATCGCGTACAAGCGCGACATCGACGACATGCGCGAGAGCCCAGCGCTCGATGTCATGCGCCTGCTCGAGCAGCGCGGCGCGACGGTGGTCTACCACGATCCGCACGTGCCGACGTTCCGCGAGGACGGGCACGAGATGTCGAGCGTGCCGCTGACGGCCAAGGAACTCGAGGCCGCCGATGCCGTGGTGCTCATCACCGACCACAAGTCGGTGGACTACCAACTCGTGGCGGATCACACGCGCATCGTGGTGGACACCCGTCACGCAATGGCGGCGACGCGCGGGGCCAAGGCCCGCGTCATCCAACTGACCAGCAGCGCGCCCGCAGTGGCGTAA
- a CDS encoding DegT/DnrJ/EryC1/StrS family aminotransferase — MAVPLLDLKAQHATIRDEAVRAMMQVVDDQAFILGSPVAKLEADVAALSNTKYAVGCANGTDAILIAMRALDIGRGDEVVTTPFTFFATAGTIHNVGAKAVFVDIDPKTFNIRPDLAAAAVTPQTKAVIPVDLFGQMAAIEEVRRLLPQMPIIEDAAQSIGARRKIDGQWRMAGEAATIGTFSFFPSKNLGGYGDGGMIVTQDDALFKRLQRLRTHGSVTTYFHEEVGYNSRLDALQAAVLSAKLPHLPAWSAKRRANAEYYNAAFADVSDIVTPFVDPANESIYNQYTLRVPKRDALKDHLKAKGIGHSVYYPLPLHLQPCFAYLGYKEGACPEAEKASKEVVSLPVFPELTRAQLDEVIAAVRGFFGK; from the coding sequence ATGGCAGTCCCCCTTCTTGACCTCAAGGCGCAGCACGCGACCATCCGCGATGAGGCCGTGCGTGCGATGATGCAGGTCGTCGACGATCAGGCGTTCATTCTCGGTTCGCCGGTGGCGAAGCTCGAGGCCGACGTCGCCGCTCTCTCCAACACGAAGTACGCGGTCGGCTGCGCGAACGGCACCGACGCCATCCTCATCGCGATGCGCGCGCTCGACATCGGCCGTGGCGATGAGGTCGTGACCACGCCGTTTACGTTCTTCGCCACGGCCGGCACGATCCACAATGTCGGCGCCAAGGCCGTGTTCGTCGACATTGACCCCAAGACGTTCAACATCCGGCCGGACCTGGCGGCTGCCGCCGTCACGCCGCAGACCAAGGCCGTGATCCCTGTGGACCTGTTCGGCCAGATGGCGGCGATCGAGGAGGTCCGGCGGTTGCTGCCGCAGATGCCGATCATCGAGGACGCCGCGCAGAGCATCGGCGCGCGCCGGAAGATCGACGGACAGTGGCGCATGGCCGGCGAGGCGGCGACCATCGGCACCTTCTCGTTCTTCCCGTCCAAGAACCTTGGCGGCTACGGCGACGGCGGGATGATCGTGACGCAGGATGATGCGCTCTTCAAGCGGCTGCAGCGCCTGCGCACGCACGGGTCGGTCACGACCTACTTCCACGAGGAAGTGGGCTACAACTCGAGGCTTGACGCGCTGCAGGCGGCCGTGCTCTCGGCGAAGCTGCCGCACCTGCCGGCTTGGAGCGCCAAGCGCCGCGCCAACGCGGAGTACTACAACGCGGCCTTTGCCGACGTCTCGGACATCGTGACGCCGTTCGTCGACCCCGCCAACGAGTCGATCTACAACCAGTACACGCTCCGGGTGCCCAAGCGCGACGCGCTCAAGGACCATCTGAAGGCCAAGGGCATCGGGCACTCCGTGTACTATCCGCTGCCGCTGCATCTCCAGCCCTGCTTCGCGTACCTCGGCTACAAGGAAGGGGCCTGCCCCGAGGCCGAGAAGGCGTCCAAGGAAGTCGTGTCGCTGCCGGTGTTCCCGGAACTGACGCGCGCCCAGCTGGACGAGGTCATCGCCGCCGTGCGCGGCTTCTTCGGCAAGTAA
- a CDS encoding UDP-glucose/GDP-mannose dehydrogenase family protein encodes MKVTVIGTGYVGLVVGACLAETGNDVVCADLDQAKIDGLKRNVLPIYEPGLEEFVERNQRAGRLSFTTDTASAIASAEVIFIAVGTPPDEDGSADLKHVLAVADQIGRHAAREVVVVTKSTVPVGTAQKVAEAIRPQAKVAFHMCSNPEFLKEGAAVDDFMKPDRVVIGVDSTFARERMGELYAPFVRTGKPIIFMDIPSAEMTKYAANAMLATRISFMNEIANLCERVGANVDLVRKGIGSDSRIGPAFLFPGPGYGGSCFPKDVKALMRTSEERGAPMGVLRAVEDANERQKHRLFEKVREVFGGDLRGKRIALWGLAFKANTDDMRESPALVLIEELRAAGATVVAHDPAAMHETERRIGNAIEYAKTGHEAATGADALVIVTDWNEYRFPDFARIKAELRQPVVIDGRNLYDPEKMTGLGFTYRSIGRAGA; translated from the coding sequence ATGAAGGTGACGGTGATCGGGACGGGCTACGTGGGCTTGGTGGTCGGCGCCTGTCTCGCGGAGACGGGCAACGACGTCGTCTGCGCAGACCTCGACCAGGCGAAGATCGATGGCTTGAAGCGCAACGTGCTGCCCATCTATGAGCCGGGACTGGAGGAGTTCGTCGAGCGGAACCAGCGCGCCGGCCGCCTGAGCTTCACGACCGACACGGCGTCGGCCATCGCGTCGGCGGAAGTCATCTTCATCGCGGTCGGCACGCCGCCTGACGAGGACGGCTCGGCCGATCTCAAGCACGTGCTGGCCGTGGCGGACCAGATTGGTCGGCACGCGGCGCGTGAGGTTGTGGTGGTGACCAAGTCCACCGTGCCCGTGGGTACCGCACAGAAGGTCGCCGAGGCCATCCGCCCGCAGGCCAAGGTCGCCTTCCACATGTGCTCCAATCCGGAGTTCCTCAAGGAAGGCGCCGCCGTCGACGACTTCATGAAGCCGGACCGTGTCGTGATCGGCGTCGACTCGACCTTTGCGCGCGAGCGGATGGGCGAGCTCTACGCGCCCTTCGTGCGGACGGGGAAGCCCATCATCTTCATGGACATCCCGTCCGCCGAGATGACGAAGTACGCGGCCAACGCCATGCTGGCGACGCGCATCTCGTTCATGAACGAAATCGCGAACCTCTGCGAGCGCGTGGGCGCGAACGTGGATCTCGTGCGCAAGGGCATTGGCTCGGACAGCCGCATCGGCCCGGCGTTCCTGTTCCCGGGCCCTGGCTACGGCGGTTCCTGCTTCCCCAAGGACGTGAAGGCCCTGATGCGCACCTCCGAGGAGCGTGGCGCCCCGATGGGTGTGCTGCGCGCCGTGGAGGACGCCAACGAGCGGCAGAAGCACCGCCTCTTCGAGAAGGTGCGCGAGGTCTTCGGCGGCGACCTGCGCGGCAAGCGCATTGCGCTCTGGGGCCTGGCGTTCAAGGCCAACACGGACGACATGCGGGAGTCGCCGGCGCTGGTGCTCATCGAGGAACTCCGCGCCGCCGGCGCCACCGTCGTGGCGCACGACCCGGCGGCGATGCACGAGACGGAGCGTCGCATCGGGAACGCCATCGAGTACGCCAAGACGGGCCACGAGGCCGCGACGGGTGCCGATGCCCTCGTCATCGTGACCGACTGGAACGAGTACCGCTTCCCGGACTTCGCCCGCATCAAGGCCGAGCTGCGCCAGCCGGTCGTGATCGATGGCCGCAACCTGTATGACCCCGAGAAGATGACGGGGCTTGGCTTCACCTACCGTTCCATCGGTCGGGCGGGCGCGTGA
- the carB gene encoding carbamoyl-phosphate synthase large subunit, with product MPRRNDIHRVLLIGSGPIVIGQGAEFDYSGTQAAKALKEEGYEVILVNSNPATIMTDPEIADRTYIEPVTPEYVELIIEREKPDALLPTMGGQTALNVAMALHERGVLEKHGVELIGANARAIAVAEDRKLFGEAMTKIGLKCPEGRIATTWAEALEIAEWTGFPAIIRPAFTLGGSGGGVAYNREEYERIVKRGLAESPISQVLIERSLLGWKEYELEVMRDSQDNVVIICSIENLDPMGIHTGDSITCAPAMTLSDREYQVMRDASLAIIREIGVAAGGCNIQFAVNPTNGEMVVIEMNPRVSRSSALASKATGFAIARIGTKLAVGYALDEITNDITKTTPASFEPVLDYVVVKVPRFAFEKFPGADPTLTTQMKSVGESMAIGRTFKEAFQKGLRALEAGRSGWVVGERPSDDRVADDSLDAVKSALITPVPERMFQVKRAMLLGMTVEEIQKRTGMDPWFLRQFEELIDAEKAYAAAKAPDARMIRRMKRMGFSDRQMALLRGETEKQARERRWGFDIRPAYKMVDTCAGEFPSNTPYLYSSYDEESEMPRTGRKSVIILGSGPNRIGQGVEFDYCCVRAAIALREAGYETIMVNSNPETVSTDYDTSDKLYFEPLTFEDVLEIIQREQPEGVIVQLGGQTPLKLVKPLEAAGVKILGTSPEAIDIAEDRKRFEQLARELDVTQPPNGTATSVPEAVAIADRIGYPVLLRPSYVLGGRAMEIVYNEASLRDYFERAVRVSEERPVLVDAFLEDAYEADVDALSDGETVVIGGVMQHIEDAGIHSGDSACVLPPYLIPQDKQDEMRAHTIAFAKALGVVGLINVQYALKDGVVYVLEVNPRASRTVPFVSKTIGRPLASLAARVMMGEKLVDLGYTEEIIAPYVSVKEAVFPFTKFREFDPILGPEMRSTGEVMGVASTFGTAFAKAQLSAGNGLPREGRVMITVNDHDKPSAGPLAKRFKSLGFDLSATGGTQQHLEGLGVSTDRVFKIGVGRPNGLDLMLNGELQLLINTPLGERAQEDDYTLRQAAIANRVPYTTTLSAATAACAAIEAMNTEAPTVRSLQEWQEGIA from the coding sequence CGAGAAGCACGGCGTGGAGCTGATCGGCGCGAATGCGCGCGCCATCGCGGTGGCCGAGGACCGCAAGCTCTTCGGCGAGGCGATGACGAAGATCGGGCTCAAGTGTCCCGAGGGCCGCATCGCCACGACCTGGGCGGAAGCGCTGGAGATCGCGGAGTGGACGGGATTCCCGGCCATCATCCGCCCCGCCTTCACGCTCGGCGGCTCCGGTGGCGGCGTGGCCTATAACCGCGAGGAATACGAGCGCATCGTCAAACGCGGGCTCGCCGAGTCGCCGATCTCGCAGGTGCTGATCGAGCGCTCGCTGCTCGGCTGGAAGGAGTACGAGCTCGAGGTGATGCGCGACTCGCAGGACAACGTGGTCATCATCTGCTCGATCGAGAACCTCGATCCGATGGGCATCCACACGGGTGACTCGATCACCTGCGCGCCGGCGATGACGCTGTCGGACCGCGAGTATCAGGTGATGCGCGATGCGTCGCTGGCGATCATCCGCGAGATCGGCGTCGCGGCCGGCGGCTGCAACATCCAGTTCGCGGTGAATCCGACGAACGGCGAGATGGTCGTCATCGAGATGAACCCGCGCGTGTCGCGCTCATCGGCCCTGGCGTCGAAGGCGACGGGATTCGCCATCGCGCGCATCGGCACCAAGTTGGCGGTGGGCTACGCGCTGGATGAGATCACCAACGACATCACGAAGACCACGCCGGCGAGCTTCGAGCCCGTGCTCGACTACGTGGTCGTGAAGGTGCCGCGCTTTGCGTTCGAGAAGTTCCCGGGCGCCGACCCGACGCTGACGACGCAGATGAAGTCCGTCGGTGAGTCGATGGCCATCGGCCGCACCTTCAAGGAGGCCTTCCAGAAGGGCCTGCGTGCGCTCGAGGCCGGACGTAGCGGTTGGGTCGTTGGCGAGCGCCCCTCCGATGACCGCGTCGCCGACGATTCGCTCGACGCCGTGAAGTCCGCGCTCATCACGCCGGTGCCGGAGCGCATGTTCCAGGTCAAGCGTGCGATGCTGCTCGGGATGACCGTTGAGGAAATCCAGAAGCGCACGGGCATGGATCCGTGGTTCCTGCGGCAGTTCGAGGAACTCATCGACGCCGAGAAGGCCTATGCCGCCGCAAAGGCGCCCGATGCGCGGATGATCCGCCGTATGAAGCGGATGGGCTTCTCCGACCGCCAGATGGCGCTGCTGCGTGGCGAGACGGAGAAGCAGGCCCGCGAGCGCCGCTGGGGCTTCGACATTCGTCCCGCGTACAAGATGGTGGACACCTGCGCCGGCGAGTTCCCCTCGAACACGCCGTATCTCTACTCGTCCTACGACGAGGAAAGCGAGATGCCGCGCACGGGCCGCAAGTCGGTCATCATCCTCGGCTCCGGCCCGAACCGCATCGGCCAGGGCGTGGAGTTCGACTACTGCTGCGTGCGGGCGGCCATCGCGCTGCGCGAGGCGGGCTACGAGACGATCATGGTCAACTCGAACCCCGAGACCGTCTCGACGGACTACGACACCTCAGACAAGCTGTACTTCGAGCCGCTGACCTTCGAGGACGTGCTGGAGATCATCCAGCGTGAGCAGCCCGAGGGCGTGATCGTGCAACTCGGCGGCCAGACGCCGCTCAAGCTGGTGAAGCCGTTGGAGGCCGCGGGCGTGAAGATCCTCGGCACCAGCCCCGAGGCGATTGACATCGCCGAGGACCGCAAGCGCTTCGAGCAGTTGGCGCGCGAGTTGGATGTGACGCAACCGCCCAACGGGACGGCGACCAGCGTGCCCGAGGCCGTGGCGATCGCCGACCGCATCGGCTACCCCGTGCTGCTGCGCCCGAGTTACGTCCTCGGCGGCCGCGCGATGGAGATCGTGTACAACGAGGCTTCGCTGCGCGACTACTTCGAGCGCGCCGTGCGCGTCAGCGAGGAGCGGCCGGTGCTCGTGGACGCCTTCCTCGAGGACGCCTACGAGGCCGACGTGGACGCGCTTTCCGACGGCGAGACGGTGGTCATCGGTGGCGTGATGCAGCACATCGAGGACGCCGGCATCCACTCCGGCGACTCGGCCTGCGTGCTGCCGCCGTACCTCATCCCGCAGGACAAGCAGGACGAGATGCGGGCGCACACCATCGCCTTCGCCAAGGCGCTGGGCGTGGTGGGCCTGATCAACGTGCAGTACGCGCTGAAGGACGGTGTGGTCTACGTGCTCGAGGTGAACCCGCGCGCGTCGCGTACCGTGCCGTTCGTCTCCAAGACCATCGGCAGGCCGCTGGCCTCGCTGGCCGCGCGCGTCATGATGGGCGAGAAGCTCGTCGACCTTGGCTACACCGAGGAGATCATCGCGCCCTACGTGAGCGTGAAGGAGGCGGTGTTCCCGTTCACCAAGTTCCGCGAGTTCGATCCGATCCTCGGCCCGGAGATGCGCAGCACCGGTGAGGTGATGGGCGTGGCGTCGACCTTCGGGACCGCCTTTGCCAAGGCGCAACTCTCGGCAGGCAACGGGTTGCCGCGGGAAGGGCGCGTGATGATCACCGTGAACGACCACGACAAGCCCTCGGCGGGTCCCTTGGCCAAGCGCTTCAAGTCGCTGGGCTTTGACCTCTCGGCCACGGGTGGCACGCAGCAACACCTCGAAGGGCTTGGGGTCTCCACCGACCGCGTGTTCAAGATCGGGGTGGGGCGGCCGAACGGGCTCGACCTCATGCTGAATGGCGAGCTGCAGCTGCTGATCAACACGCCGCTCGGCGAGCGGGCGCAGGAGGACGACTACACCTTGCGGCAGGCGGCCATCGCGAACCGGGTGCCCTACACGACCACGCTGTCGGCCGCCACGGCCGCCTGTGCGGCCATCGAGGCGATGAACACGGAGGCGCCCACCGTGCGCTCGTTGCAGGAGTGGCAGGAGGGCATCGCGTGA